A window of the Mesorhizobium opportunistum WSM2075 genome harbors these coding sequences:
- a CDS encoding CapA family protein has translation MSNYPLSYKLSWLPRFLKPSLGGDANGFAPAAATLMDPPPKRTVRLAFIGDISAVANRSAPDCDPAIKALLGAADLVIGNCESPVVDRPSAVLGTKLGTHHAMSERFLAEALSSVGIAREKLVLSLANNHVLDQGVAGFDDTVAALKRLGIRTIGLAANGPVQSVKAGSLTVGLAAFTLWRNAGEDLSAGRVSMGSDPTGWPRDGCDLLCAVPHWDWEFRHFPRAETRALAMRLTGQGVGLIAGHHAHVVQPVERIGETVVAYGLGDFLGTALAHQPWPGRIGGIFVVDVSADAGTRGMVASYRLHPFARLRSGDHERLVPVEGLEGAMRERVERRLGVIFPSPLVGEGGREAAG, from the coding sequence GTGTCGAACTATCCGCTCTCCTACAAGCTGTCCTGGCTGCCGCGTTTCCTGAAGCCGTCGCTCGGCGGCGATGCAAACGGGTTTGCGCCTGCGGCTGCAACGTTGATGGACCCCCCGCCGAAGCGGACGGTGCGGCTCGCCTTCATCGGCGACATCTCGGCGGTGGCCAATCGCAGCGCGCCGGACTGCGACCCCGCGATCAAGGCGCTGCTAGGTGCCGCCGATCTGGTGATCGGCAATTGCGAAAGCCCTGTCGTGGACAGGCCAAGTGCCGTTCTGGGCACCAAGCTCGGCACGCATCATGCGATGAGCGAGCGATTTCTGGCCGAGGCGCTGTCTTCGGTCGGGATCGCGCGCGAAAAACTGGTGCTGTCGCTGGCCAACAATCATGTGCTCGACCAGGGCGTCGCCGGCTTCGACGATACGGTGGCGGCGCTGAAGCGGCTCGGTATCCGCACCATCGGCCTGGCGGCCAATGGCCCGGTGCAGTCCGTCAAAGCCGGATCGCTGACCGTCGGCCTTGCCGCCTTCACGCTGTGGCGCAATGCGGGCGAAGACCTGTCCGCCGGCCGCGTGTCAATGGGCAGCGACCCGACAGGCTGGCCGCGTGACGGCTGCGATCTCCTCTGCGCCGTGCCGCATTGGGACTGGGAGTTCCGCCACTTTCCACGCGCCGAAACGCGAGCGCTTGCCATGCGCCTGACCGGGCAGGGCGTCGGCCTGATCGCCGGTCATCACGCCCATGTCGTGCAGCCGGTGGAGCGGATCGGTGAGACGGTCGTCGCCTATGGACTTGGCGATTTCCTCGGCACCGCCCTTGCCCACCAGCCATGGCCGGGGCGCATTGGCGGGATTTTCGTCGTCGATGTCAGCGCCGATGCCGGGACGCGTGGGATGGTTGCATCGTATAGGCTGCATCCCTTTGCGCGGCTGCGGAGCGGAGATCATGAGCGGCTGGTGCCGGTGGAGGGGTTGGAGGGGGCGATGAGGGAAAGGGTCGAACGGCGGCTGGGCGTGATCTTCCCTTCTCCCCTTGTGGGAGAAGGTGGCCGCGAAGCGGCCGGATGA
- a CDS encoding DUF3137 domain-containing protein has protein sequence METADFMPGEAATAAIRKDIESYEAARASVARQVRWRVPMFVGLVVVAVVVLTWLFNKVADPNEQWFSPPHVFLYAVGLAASILLYFQAMKPAARLQQSFRQTLLPIIFGFIRDVRYQHGGRPNSFDRLPREAVGPFNRQAFDDVVSGRYEEFPFELYEAELREGTGKGSSTAFKGVIVAFEAIEPFPGILVATRRTNAVIGFFRGMFTARMQELSSGEPLLDAAYEFRTDNVEAARPLVTGRLAQALKWLGETWPDDPARVALNGGDGFLLLPQAKNFFELPDISVPLDYTRHVAPMISDMGAMLATAALVRKIGAKDAAG, from the coding sequence ATGGAAACAGCGGATTTCATGCCTGGTGAGGCGGCCACCGCCGCCATCCGGAAAGACATCGAGAGCTATGAGGCGGCGCGGGCCTCGGTGGCGCGGCAGGTGCGCTGGCGGGTGCCGATGTTCGTCGGCCTGGTGGTGGTCGCCGTGGTGGTGCTCACCTGGCTGTTCAACAAGGTCGCCGACCCAAACGAGCAGTGGTTCTCGCCGCCGCATGTGTTCCTCTATGCCGTCGGCTTGGCGGCTTCGATCCTGCTCTACTTCCAGGCCATGAAGCCCGCCGCCCGGCTGCAGCAATCGTTCCGCCAAACGCTGCTGCCCATCATCTTCGGCTTCATCCGCGATGTGCGCTACCAGCATGGCGGCAGGCCGAATTCCTTCGACCGGCTGCCGCGCGAGGCGGTCGGGCCGTTCAACCGGCAAGCGTTCGACGATGTCGTTTCGGGCCGCTACGAGGAGTTTCCGTTCGAGCTCTACGAAGCGGAATTGCGGGAAGGGACGGGCAAGGGCTCATCGACGGCCTTCAAAGGCGTCATCGTCGCCTTCGAGGCCATCGAGCCGTTCCCGGGAATCCTGGTGGCGACGCGGCGCACCAACGCGGTCATCGGCTTTTTCCGCGGCATGTTCACGGCCAGGATGCAGGAGCTGTCGTCGGGTGAGCCCCTGCTCGACGCGGCTTACGAATTCCGCACCGACAATGTCGAGGCGGCGCGGCCGCTGGTGACCGGCCGGCTGGCGCAGGCGCTGAAATGGCTCGGCGAAACCTGGCCGGACGATCCGGCCCGCGTCGCGCTCAATGGCGGCGACGGTTTCCTGCTGTTGCCGCAAGCGAAGAACTTCTTCGAGCTGCCGGACATTTCGGTGCCGCTCGATTACACCAGGCACGTCGCGCCGATGATATCGGATATGGGCGCCATGCTGGCCACGGCAGCGCTGGTGCGCAAGATCGGCGCAAAGGACGCGGCGGGTTAG
- a CDS encoding YegJ family protein, whose protein sequence is MKFVFRTIISLMLALGPGSACAQDVDRGDDKTIIFTKDDPEMAAATAQALTSLDEFLALAEAPPSGTERFKLKVKVRDGNVTEHFWVIPFRRTETGFVGILANQPEQVRNVVLGQNIEFTRDDISDWGYTRDGRQVGSFTVCVMFKKMSKEEVDTMRDKHGFDC, encoded by the coding sequence ATGAAGTTTGTATTCCGGACCATAATATCGCTGATGCTGGCGCTTGGGCCTGGATCCGCCTGTGCGCAGGACGTGGACCGGGGTGACGACAAGACGATTATCTTTACCAAGGACGACCCCGAAATGGCCGCCGCGACCGCGCAGGCGCTCACCAGCCTCGATGAATTCCTGGCCTTGGCCGAGGCTCCTCCCTCCGGCACGGAGAGGTTCAAATTGAAGGTCAAGGTGCGCGACGGCAACGTCACCGAGCACTTCTGGGTCATCCCGTTCCGGCGCACCGAAACCGGCTTTGTCGGCATATTGGCGAACCAGCCGGAACAAGTGCGCAACGTCGTCCTCGGCCAGAACATCGAATTCACCCGGGACGATATTTCAGATTGGGGCTATACCCGCGATGGACGGCAGGTCGGCAGCTTCACCGTCTGCGTGATGTTCAAGAAAATGTCGAAGGAAGAGGTGGACACCATGCGCGACAAACACGGCTTCGATTGCTGA
- a CDS encoding FAD-binding oxidoreductase, with product MAEHQKGFRLSRRLLLGAAVLGGAVLWGGTTMARLARGPSGPKNAGRIADVDGIALPLKPLGNAPVFDPALPWSAKGGDINDASGLSRTPVYGVVEVGEEDHIARALAFARANGLKVSLAAIRHSMGGHAFDDNALVLDLSKFNKVTVDAAAKTMTVQPGARWHDIQNMLHPRFAVKSMQSTDIFSVGGSLSVNAHGMDHQAGSVAGSIRSMRVMLADGSVTTCSPSENSELFRHVVGGYGLFGVVLEATLDIVDNAVYRTSREIIKSDDFPKFFAEVLEPNRGIGLFYGHLSTAPGNFLEDMIVYRYDKVAEQPPADQPEIGEPEGVGLKRVIMNLAKKGSLFQELKWFTEKTLEPKFESCTVARTAAMAQGEACLVTRNNPMHDSVPYLFNDLMDETDILHEYFIPRAAYNPFITETREILRNQDLPVLNASVRIVHKEDLALTYAPGPAYSLVLYINQPTDADGNARMRALTRALIDVTIRHGGRFFLPYQLHYTARELLASYPELPAFLAAKRQYDPAELFSSTFYRAIKALSGVA from the coding sequence ATGGCCGAGCACCAAAAAGGGTTTCGCCTGTCGCGGCGACTGCTGCTGGGTGCGGCGGTGCTCGGCGGCGCGGTGCTGTGGGGCGGAACCACCATGGCGCGGCTTGCGCGCGGGCCCTCCGGGCCGAAGAATGCCGGCCGCATCGCAGATGTCGACGGCATTGCCCTGCCGCTGAAGCCGCTCGGGAACGCACCGGTCTTCGATCCCGCGCTGCCCTGGTCGGCCAAGGGCGGCGACATCAACGATGCCAGCGGCCTGTCGAGGACGCCCGTTTATGGCGTGGTCGAGGTCGGCGAGGAGGATCATATCGCAAGGGCGTTGGCCTTCGCCCGCGCCAACGGCCTGAAAGTCTCGCTAGCCGCAATCCGTCACTCGATGGGCGGTCACGCCTTCGACGACAACGCGCTGGTGCTCGACCTCAGTAAATTCAACAAGGTGACCGTCGACGCGGCGGCCAAGACCATGACGGTGCAGCCGGGCGCGCGCTGGCACGATATCCAGAACATGCTGCATCCGCGCTTCGCGGTGAAGTCTATGCAGTCGACCGACATCTTCTCCGTCGGCGGTTCGCTGTCCGTCAACGCGCATGGCATGGACCACCAGGCGGGCTCGGTTGCCGGTTCGATCCGCTCGATGCGGGTGATGCTGGCCGACGGGTCGGTGACCACCTGCTCTCCGAGCGAGAACAGCGAGCTGTTCCGCCATGTCGTCGGCGGCTACGGCCTGTTCGGCGTGGTGCTGGAGGCGACGCTCGATATCGTCGACAACGCCGTCTACCGGACCTCGCGCGAAATCATCAAATCCGACGACTTTCCGAAATTCTTTGCCGAGGTGCTGGAGCCGAACAGGGGGATCGGCCTGTTTTACGGCCATCTGTCGACGGCGCCGGGCAATTTCCTCGAGGACATGATCGTCTATCGCTACGACAAGGTGGCCGAGCAGCCGCCGGCCGATCAGCCCGAGATCGGCGAGCCGGAGGGTGTCGGGCTGAAGCGGGTGATCATGAACCTGGCCAAGAAGGGCAGCCTGTTCCAGGAGCTGAAATGGTTCACGGAAAAGACGCTGGAGCCGAAATTCGAGAGCTGCACGGTGGCGCGCACGGCTGCAATGGCGCAGGGCGAGGCCTGCCTCGTCACCCGCAACAACCCGATGCACGATTCGGTGCCCTATCTCTTCAACGATTTGATGGATGAGACCGACATCCTGCACGAATATTTCATTCCGCGCGCGGCGTATAATCCATTCATCACCGAGACCCGCGAGATCCTGCGCAACCAGGACCTGCCGGTGCTCAACGCCTCGGTGCGCATCGTCCACAAGGAGGATTTGGCGCTGACCTATGCGCCGGGGCCGGCCTATTCGCTGGTGCTCTACATCAACCAGCCGACCGATGCGGACGGCAACGCGAGAATGCGGGCGCTGACGCGGGCGCTTATCGACGTGACGATCCGGCATGGCGGGCGGTTCTTCCTGCCCTACCAGCTGCACTACACGGCCAGGGAGTTGCTGGCGTCCTACCCCGAGCTGCCGGCCTTCCTGGCGGCAAAGCGGCAATATGACCCGGCGGAACTGTTTTCCTCGACCTTCTACCGCGCCATCAAGGCGCTGAGCGGGGTGGCGTAG
- a CDS encoding DUF4383 domain-containing protein, with amino-acid sequence MTLIQKLAVAYAFLFFGVVAIGYIPAFNDANGNLFGLFSLQWYDDLLHAFSGVWALAAAFISHRQAVFYFRLFGSVYLFDGVLGLITGSGCLDAGIFINGFRSLNDIEFPARFFANLPHLVIGGFAVYVGFWLSKRIYDHFATA; translated from the coding sequence ATGACGCTGATCCAGAAGCTTGCCGTTGCCTATGCTTTCCTGTTCTTCGGCGTCGTCGCCATCGGCTACATACCGGCCTTCAACGATGCAAACGGCAATCTGTTCGGCCTGTTCTCGCTGCAATGGTACGACGACCTGCTGCACGCCTTCTCCGGCGTCTGGGCGCTGGCCGCCGCCTTCATCTCGCACCGCCAGGCGGTGTTCTATTTCAGGCTGTTCGGCTCGGTCTATCTGTTCGACGGTGTGCTCGGGCTGATCACCGGCTCCGGCTGCCTCGATGCCGGCATCTTCATCAACGGTTTCCGCTCCCTCAACGACATCGAATTCCCCGCCCGCTTCTTCGCCAACCTGCCACACCTCGTCATTGGCGGCTTCGCCGTCTATGTCGGCTTCTGGCTGTCGAAGCGCATTTACGACCACTTCGCCACGGCCTGA
- a CDS encoding diacylglycerol/lipid kinase family protein, whose protein sequence is MKVGVVLNPIAGGGRLKRHWPQVAASLKKHFGDFELRETQAEGDAERLAIDLAASGFDLVIAAGGDGTASEVADGLLQAAEEGGRTTELGLLPCGTGIDFARGLGLPKQVDAALKRIAEVKGRKVDAGRIGYVDDHGALASRHFINIASLGLSGVTDRAVNADKRKGKMSAKALFLWRTVVEFIRYRFQDVRITVDDAAPVEAHMALVAVANGRFFGGGMMIAPDAELTDGQFDIVILRAAGKLKLIWDIRLLYGGRHRNHPAITILRGKKVVVEPLGDGTENNALVDIDGESPGRIPATFEMLPGALTLRY, encoded by the coding sequence TTGAAAGTCGGGGTGGTGCTCAATCCGATTGCCGGCGGCGGCCGGCTGAAACGGCATTGGCCTCAAGTCGCCGCCTCGCTGAAGAAGCACTTCGGCGATTTCGAACTGCGCGAGACGCAGGCCGAGGGCGACGCCGAACGCTTGGCAATCGACCTTGCCGCCAGCGGTTTCGACCTGGTGATCGCAGCCGGTGGCGACGGTACGGCGAGCGAGGTGGCCGATGGCCTGCTGCAGGCGGCCGAGGAAGGCGGCCGCACAACCGAGCTTGGTCTGCTGCCATGCGGCACCGGCATCGATTTCGCGCGCGGGCTCGGCCTGCCGAAGCAAGTGGATGCGGCGCTGAAGCGGATCGCCGAAGTGAAGGGGCGCAAGGTCGATGCAGGGCGTATCGGCTATGTCGACGACCATGGCGCGCTGGCCAGCCGCCATTTCATCAACATCGCCAGTCTTGGCCTGTCCGGCGTCACCGATCGCGCCGTCAATGCCGACAAGCGCAAGGGCAAGATGTCGGCCAAGGCGCTGTTCCTGTGGCGCACCGTGGTCGAGTTCATCCGCTACCGCTTCCAGGATGTCAGGATCACCGTCGACGACGCCGCGCCGGTCGAGGCGCACATGGCGCTGGTGGCGGTGGCCAACGGCAGATTCTTCGGCGGCGGCATGATGATCGCGCCGGATGCCGAACTGACCGATGGCCAGTTCGACATCGTCATCCTGCGCGCGGCGGGCAAGCTAAAGCTGATCTGGGACATCCGCCTGCTCTATGGCGGCAGGCACCGCAACCATCCGGCCATCACCATCCTGCGCGGCAAGAAAGTGGTTGTCGAACCGCTCGGCGATGGGACAGAAAACAACGCGCTGGTCGACATAGACGGCGAGTCGCCCGGGCGCATACCGGCGACTTTCGAGATGCTGCCGGGCGCGCTGACGCTCAGATATTGA
- a CDS encoding NAD(P)-dependent oxidoreductase → MSERYAFIGLGHLGGNLAASLIRNGFAVIVFDRDPVAVERLVALGATAASSPAEAAARAGNAITCLPSPKVSEAVLAGPGGLLEGLPRGGTWIEMSTNGRDEILRLAALASAKGIETLECPVTGGVHLAAAGKITALVGGDAALYERHRPAIEAMCAKSFLMGPIGSAAVIKVITNMLAFIHLVAAGEALMLAKQGGLDLAQSYHAIVASSGNSFVHETESQLILNGSYDIGFTMDLALKDLGFALGMGRDFGVPLDLATRVNAIFEQGKGAYGGGAWSTQIVKLLEDAVGTDLRAPGFPARLEL, encoded by the coding sequence GTGAGCGAACGCTACGCCTTCATCGGCCTCGGTCATCTCGGTGGCAATCTTGCTGCCAGCCTGATCCGCAACGGTTTTGCCGTCATCGTGTTCGACCGCGATCCCGTCGCCGTCGAGCGTCTTGTCGCGCTCGGTGCCACCGCCGCCAGCAGCCCGGCCGAAGCAGCGGCACGGGCCGGCAATGCCATAACCTGCCTGCCCTCGCCCAAGGTCAGCGAAGCGGTGCTGGCCGGGCCCGGTGGGTTATTGGAAGGTCTGCCCAGGGGTGGCACCTGGATCGAGATGTCGACCAATGGCCGCGACGAGATTCTGCGCCTTGCCGCCCTCGCCTCGGCCAAGGGCATCGAGACATTGGAGTGCCCGGTCACCGGCGGCGTTCATCTGGCGGCGGCCGGCAAGATCACCGCGCTGGTCGGTGGCGACGCCGCACTCTATGAGCGCCATCGACCGGCGATCGAGGCAATGTGCGCGAAATCGTTCCTGATGGGGCCGATCGGCTCGGCGGCGGTAATCAAGGTGATCACCAACATGCTGGCGTTCATCCATCTCGTCGCCGCCGGCGAGGCACTGATGCTGGCCAAACAAGGCGGCCTCGACCTCGCCCAGAGCTACCATGCCATCGTTGCATCCTCCGGCAACAGCTTCGTCCATGAGACCGAAAGCCAGCTCATCCTGAACGGCTCCTACGACATCGGCTTCACCATGGACCTGGCGCTGAAGGATCTCGGCTTCGCGCTGGGCATGGGCAGGGATTTCGGCGTCCCGCTCGACCTCGCCACGCGCGTCAACGCGATTTTTGAGCAAGGTAAGGGCGCCTATGGCGGCGGCGCCTGGTCGACCCAGATCGTCAAACTGCTCGAGGATGCCGTCGGCACCGACCTGCGCGCGCCCGGTTTTCCGGCCAGACTGGAGCTTTGA
- a CDS encoding mandelate racemase/muconate lactonizing enzyme family protein yields MKITDVKTWVVGNPPPGIGGKYFIFVKLTTDGGVVGYGEAYNATFSAHVTARMVEDMAERYLVGRDPHDIENFFRRAYSSGFTQRPDVSGMGCFSALEMACWDIIGKEANKPVYKLLGGQVHETLRSYTYLYPHTGSVHSEDAPDGKNVYNDPDLAAACALEYVEQGFNAVKLDPAGPYTAFDGHQPRLIDIDVSTRMIKAIREAVGNRADILFGTHGQFTASGALRMARAIEPYDPLWFEEPVPPDMPEVMAQVARATSIPIATGERLTTKFEFARVIENRAATILQPDLGRSGGILETKKIAAMAEAYHIQIAPHCYCGPIVGAANIQLAVTLPNFLILESLKQWDGFHATLLKKKIEWQDGNVIPSKEPGLGVELDEAVCDAHPYTGKDLHLQMMQTPLMP; encoded by the coding sequence ATGAAGATCACCGACGTCAAGACCTGGGTTGTCGGCAATCCGCCGCCCGGCATCGGCGGCAAGTACTTCATCTTCGTCAAGCTCACCACCGATGGCGGCGTGGTCGGTTATGGCGAGGCCTACAACGCCACCTTCTCCGCCCATGTCACGGCGAGGATGGTCGAAGACATGGCCGAACGCTACCTCGTTGGCCGCGATCCGCATGATATCGAGAATTTCTTCCGCCGCGCCTATTCCTCCGGCTTCACCCAGCGCCCCGACGTGTCCGGCATGGGCTGCTTCTCGGCGCTGGAAATGGCCTGCTGGGACATTATCGGCAAGGAGGCCAACAAGCCGGTCTACAAATTGCTCGGCGGCCAGGTGCACGAGACGCTGCGCTCCTACACCTATCTCTACCCGCACACCGGCAGTGTCCATTCCGAGGACGCGCCGGACGGCAAGAACGTCTATAACGACCCCGACCTGGCCGCGGCCTGCGCGCTCGAATATGTCGAGCAGGGCTTCAATGCGGTCAAGCTTGACCCGGCCGGCCCCTACACCGCCTTCGACGGCCACCAGCCGCGCCTCATCGACATCGATGTCTCCACCCGCATGATCAAGGCGATCCGCGAGGCGGTCGGCAACCGCGCCGACATCTTGTTCGGCACGCATGGCCAGTTCACCGCCTCCGGTGCGCTGCGCATGGCCCGCGCCATCGAACCCTATGATCCCCTATGGTTCGAGGAGCCGGTGCCGCCCGACATGCCCGAGGTGATGGCGCAGGTGGCCCGCGCGACCTCGATCCCGATCGCCACCGGCGAACGGCTGACGACCAAGTTCGAGTTCGCCCGTGTTATCGAAAACCGCGCCGCGACCATCCTGCAGCCGGACCTCGGCCGCTCCGGCGGTATTTTGGAGACAAAGAAGATCGCCGCCATGGCCGAGGCCTATCACATCCAGATCGCGCCGCATTGCTATTGCGGCCCGATCGTCGGTGCCGCCAACATCCAGCTGGCCGTGACGCTGCCCAACTTCCTGATCCTGGAATCGCTGAAGCAATGGGACGGTTTTCATGCCACGCTGCTCAAGAAGAAGATCGAGTGGCAGGACGGCAATGTCATCCCCTCGAAGGAGCCCGGCCTCGGCGTCGAGCTCGACGAGGCGGTCTGCGACGCGCACCCCTACACCGGCAAGGACCTGCATCTGCAGATGATGCAGACGCCGCTGATGCCGTGA
- a CDS encoding GMC family oxidoreductase produces MQTYDFIIVGSGSAGSVLADKLSASGRFSVLVLEAGGTDRRFYVQMPLGYGKTFFDPAVNWNYKAEPDPGLAGNADHWPRGKLLGGSSSINAMVWIRGAREDFDDWRAAGNPGWGYDDLLPAFKALEDNEAGADKWRGAGGPLHITDCSNTVHPLTKRYLAAGQQAGLPLNPDFNGAAQEGVGIYQISTRNGRRMSAARAFLRPAMKRANVRVETNALASRILFEGKRAVGVEYLQNGRTNTARAGREVILSAGSINSPQLLQLSGIGPSALLKGLGIPLVRANENVGAHLQDHVGINYTFKGKVPTLNQILRPWWGKLLVGMQYILTRSGPLSLSMNHAGGFFRTDPVFSRPNMQLYFQAFSTVIPKGGERPILTPDPWPGFSIGLSNCRPSSRGEIMIRSSNPLDYPKIVANAYSTNADVDETLAAVKFVRKIAAMPAMAEIIAEEVLPGPSIQSDADLITDFRKRSGTVYHPVSTCRMGSDPARAVVDPRLRVHGIEGLRVIDASIFPDNITGNTNAASIVTGWKGAELVLEDHK; encoded by the coding sequence ATGCAGACCTATGATTTCATCATCGTCGGCTCCGGCTCGGCCGGCTCGGTGCTTGCCGACAAACTGTCGGCTTCGGGCCGCTTCTCGGTGCTGGTGCTCGAAGCGGGCGGCACCGACCGCCGCTTCTACGTGCAGATGCCGCTCGGCTACGGCAAGACCTTCTTCGATCCGGCGGTCAACTGGAACTACAAGGCAGAGCCGGATCCCGGCCTCGCCGGCAATGCCGACCACTGGCCGCGCGGCAAGCTGCTTGGCGGGTCGAGCTCGATCAATGCCATGGTCTGGATCCGGGGCGCGCGCGAGGATTTCGACGACTGGCGCGCCGCCGGCAATCCCGGCTGGGGCTACGACGATCTGCTGCCGGCCTTCAAGGCGCTCGAGGACAATGAGGCCGGCGCCGACAAATGGCGTGGCGCCGGCGGGCCGCTGCATATCACCGACTGTTCAAACACCGTCCATCCGCTGACCAAGCGCTATCTCGCGGCCGGCCAGCAGGCCGGCCTGCCGCTCAATCCCGATTTCAACGGCGCTGCCCAGGAAGGCGTCGGCATCTACCAGATCTCGACCAGGAACGGCCGCCGCATGTCTGCGGCGCGCGCTTTCCTGCGCCCGGCGATGAAACGCGCAAATGTCCGCGTCGAGACCAACGCGCTGGCAAGCCGCATCCTGTTCGAAGGCAAGCGCGCGGTCGGCGTCGAGTATCTCCAGAACGGCCGCACGAATACCGCCCGTGCCGGTCGCGAGGTGATCCTGTCCGCGGGCTCGATCAATTCGCCGCAACTCCTGCAGCTCTCCGGTATCGGTCCATCGGCGCTGCTCAAGGGGTTGGGCATCCCGCTCGTCCGCGCCAACGAGAATGTCGGTGCGCATCTGCAGGACCATGTCGGCATCAACTACACGTTCAAGGGCAAGGTGCCGACGCTCAACCAGATCCTGCGCCCCTGGTGGGGCAAGCTCCTGGTCGGCATGCAATATATCCTGACGCGGTCGGGCCCGCTGTCGCTGTCGATGAACCATGCCGGCGGTTTCTTCCGCACCGACCCGGTGTTTTCGCGCCCCAACATGCAGCTCTATTTCCAGGCTTTCTCGACCGTCATCCCGAAAGGCGGCGAGCGTCCGATCCTGACGCCCGATCCCTGGCCGGGCTTCTCCATCGGCCTGTCCAACTGCCGCCCGTCGAGCCGGGGCGAGATCATGATCCGGTCCAGCAACCCGCTGGATTATCCAAAGATCGTCGCCAACGCCTATTCGACCAACGCCGACGTCGACGAAACGCTGGCGGCGGTGAAGTTCGTGCGCAAGATCGCCGCGATGCCGGCCATGGCCGAGATCATCGCCGAGGAGGTTCTGCCAGGCCCGTCGATCCAGTCGGACGCCGACCTGATCACGGATTTCAGGAAGCGTTCGGGCACCGTCTATCACCCGGTTTCGACCTGCCGCATGGGGTCCGATCCCGCGCGCGCCGTCGTCGATCCGCGCCTGAGGGTGCACGGCATCGAAGGCTTGCGCGTCATCGACGCCTCGATCTTTCCCGATAACATCACCGGCAACACCAATGCAGCCTCCATCGTGACCGGATGGAAGGGCGCAGAACTGGTTCTGGAGGACCACAAATGA
- a CDS encoding phosphoribosylaminoimidazolesuccinocarboxamide synthase, with amino-acid sequence MRILSDAFIPELPGHYKGKVRENYDLADGRRIIIATDRLSAFDIILTSIPFKGEILTQTARYWFEETADICPNHVLEYPDPNVVVGTRLDILPVEIVVRGYLAGTTSTSILTRYKRGERDMYGMRLPDGLRDNEKLAEPVITPTSKAADGGHDEPLSKTEILDHGLLTEPQWDTVSGYALKLFARGQARAAERGLILADTKYEFGTDKDGTIILADEIHTPDSSRYWIARSYEQALANGTRPESFDKDFIRSWVAARCDPYKDTVPKIPDEIVEQASKVYAQAYQAITGKEFLPDVSGETVLDRIRSNLARYF; translated from the coding sequence ATGCGTATTCTATCGGATGCCTTCATTCCCGAACTGCCTGGTCACTACAAGGGCAAGGTGCGCGAGAATTACGACCTCGCCGACGGGCGGCGCATCATCATCGCCACCGACCGTCTCAGTGCCTTCGACATCATCCTGACCTCGATCCCGTTCAAGGGCGAGATCCTGACGCAGACGGCCCGCTACTGGTTCGAGGAAACCGCCGACATCTGTCCGAACCATGTGCTTGAATATCCCGATCCCAACGTCGTCGTGGGCACAAGGCTCGACATCCTGCCGGTCGAGATCGTCGTGCGCGGCTATCTGGCGGGGACCACCAGCACCTCGATCCTGACCCGCTACAAGCGTGGCGAACGGGACATGTACGGCATGCGGCTGCCGGACGGCCTGCGCGACAATGAGAAGCTGGCCGAGCCGGTCATCACGCCGACCAGCAAGGCGGCGGATGGCGGCCATGACGAGCCGCTGTCGAAGACCGAGATCCTCGACCATGGCCTTCTCACCGAGCCGCAGTGGGACACCGTTTCGGGCTACGCCTTGAAGCTGTTTGCCCGCGGCCAGGCGCGCGCTGCCGAACGTGGCCTCATCCTCGCCGACACCAAATACGAATTCGGCACCGACAAGGACGGGACGATCATCCTGGCCGACGAAATCCATACGCCCGACAGCAGCCGGTATTGGATCGCCAGGAGTTACGAACAGGCCCTGGCCAATGGCACGCGGCCGGAGAGTTTCGACAAGGATTTCATCCGCTCATGGGTGGCGGCGCGCTGCGATCCCTACAAGGATACTGTTCCCAAAATACCGGACGAGATCGTCGAGCAGGCCTCCAAGGTCTATGCGCAGGCTTACCAGGCGATCACCGGCAAGGAGTTCTTGCCCGATGTGTCCGGGGAAACGGTGCTTGATCGTATCCGCTCGAACCTGGCACGTTATTTTTAA